A part of Dehalococcoidia bacterium genomic DNA contains:
- a CDS encoding flavodoxin family protein produces the protein MGKVDIKILGLSATPVLNGNCDTFVKEALKAAEAMSSDLGKVEVEFVTLADKDITMCKNCQWCIQNKKPCKIKDDAHDVYEKLVKADGYIFGAPAWGLTLSPPLTILWSRVRYYAIFTQLLKNKVAGYLTVGFFGLGFDACLDQMENLMKRMMIPVARGWAVTSTIYQGERPSYLEHGVLDDKRGMVMANQVGVRVVEITRMIKYATQQGVTLPDDYKTTVFGGHWEKKRKKVYVDGVWREAGSGD, from the coding sequence ATGGGTAAAGTTGATATCAAGATACTGGGCCTTTCGGCGACGCCGGTACTGAACGGCAACTGCGACACATTCGTCAAGGAAGCCCTGAAGGCCGCCGAGGCCATGTCAAGCGACCTGGGCAAGGTCGAGGTCGAGTTCGTCACGCTGGCCGATAAGGACATCACCATGTGCAAGAACTGCCAGTGGTGCATCCAGAACAAGAAGCCCTGCAAGATCAAGGACGACGCGCATGACGTATACGAGAAGCTGGTCAAGGCCGATGGTTATATCTTCGGCGCGCCGGCATGGGGGCTGACGCTCTCGCCGCCGCTGACCATCCTCTGGTCGCGCGTGCGCTACTACGCTATATTCACTCAATTACTAAAGAACAAGGTCGCCGGATACCTCACCGTCGGCTTCTTCGGTCTCGGTTTCGACGCCTGCCTGGACCAGATGGAGAACCTGATGAAGCGCATGATGATCCCCGTCGCCCGCGGCTGGGCCGTGACCAGCACCATCTACCAGGGCGAGCGGCCGAGTTACCTGGAGCACGGCGTGCTCGACGACAAGCGCGGCATGGTCATGGCCAACCAGGTCGGCGTCAGGGTCGTTGAGATAACACGCATGATAAAATACGCCACGCAGCAGGGCGTAACCCTGCCCGATGATTATAAGACCACCGTCTTCGGCGGGCACTGGGAGAAGAAGCGCAAGAAGGTATACGTGGACGGCGTATGGAGGGAAGCGGGCAGTGGGGACTAG
- a CDS encoding tetratricopeptide repeat protein, with translation MTTFNKVVFNLNIILMAVVMLLMVTACNTETQKTAEDYVNLGKEALSENSFNEAIGFCNQSIALNPNNVSVYCVRGTAYVGLRDFDTAIADFSQAINLNPNESVAYCLRGIAYEAMENWDNAIDDYSQAIVLYPEYASAYRYLGNVYTEMSNWEQALENYNRSIEIDPGYAPAYCDRGLLYIDLYELDMAETDLNRAIELDPYLDTAYSGRGFIFFMSLDMNNALLDFNHAIELNPNNALAYRGRAITYSTLDDQDRALADANRAIELDPNSAEAYFGRGVIRKRLGNVEGAIADFQKCLTLNPDADTKEEAEEYLEELGVAP, from the coding sequence ATGACTACATTTAACAAAGTCGTTTTCAATCTAAACATCATTTTGATGGCAGTTGTAATGCTACTAATGGTGACTGCTTGCAATACTGAGACGCAGAAGACAGCAGAAGACTACGTAAATCTTGGGAAAGAAGCCCTATCGGAAAACAGCTTCAATGAAGCGATAGGCTTCTGTAACCAGTCTATAGCACTTAATCCTAATAATGTGTCAGTCTACTGTGTCCGTGGAACAGCTTATGTTGGCTTGAGAGACTTCGATACTGCCATAGCTGATTTTAGTCAGGCTATAAACCTCAATCCCAACGAGTCTGTAGCGTATTGTCTTCGTGGTATAGCCTATGAAGCGATGGAGAATTGGGATAATGCTATAGACGACTATAGTCAAGCCATAGTGCTTTATCCAGAATACGCTTCAGCTTACCGTTATCTTGGAAACGTCTACACAGAGATGAGTAACTGGGAACAGGCCCTAGAGAACTACAACCGATCTATTGAAATAGACCCGGGATATGCTCCCGCTTATTGTGACCGAGGCTTGCTCTATATTGATCTTTATGAGCTTGACATGGCTGAAACTGATCTCAACCGTGCTATTGAGCTAGATCCCTATCTTGATACCGCTTATAGTGGTCGTGGGTTTATATTCTTTATGTCACTCGATATGAACAACGCCCTACTCGATTTTAATCATGCCATTGAACTTAATCCAAATAACGCCTTAGCATACCGCGGCCGCGCGATAACATACTCCACACTTGACGATCAAGATAGAGCCCTTGCTGATGCAAATCGTGCAATTGAACTAGACCCTAATAGCGCTGAAGCTTATTTTGGCCGAGGAGTAATTCGGAAGCGCCTTGGAAATGTAGAAGGGGCTATAGCTGACTTCCAAAAGTGTCTGACTCTAAATCCAGATGCGGACACCAAAGAAGAAGCTGAAGAATATTTAGAAGAGCTTGGAGTTGCACCATAG
- a CDS encoding zinc-ribbon domain containing protein: MSLADKKLKCVDCGAMFTFRASEQKFYASKGFTREPKRCTTCRAAKNQVRGVNRAGVSSISRRSLYPAVCVQCGAHTEVPFSPNGGKPVYCSQCRSLQGSKRR, translated from the coding sequence GTGAGTTTAGCAGATAAAAAACTGAAATGTGTCGACTGCGGAGCCATGTTCACCTTCCGTGCCAGTGAGCAGAAGTTCTACGCCAGCAAAGGATTTACCAGAGAGCCGAAGCGTTGCACGACATGCCGCGCGGCAAAGAATCAGGTGCGAGGTGTCAACCGCGCTGGCGTAAGCAGCATCTCCCGCAGGAGTTTGTATCCTGCTGTCTGTGTCCAGTGCGGCGCTCACACCGAGGTTCCGTTCTCGCCTAATGGCGGCAAGCCGGTTTATTGCAGCCAGTGCCGCAGTCTTCAGGGATCCAAACGCAGATAA
- a CDS encoding hemerythrin domain-containing protein has protein sequence MKPRGPLMIEHRLIEKMIAVIKDQMSVMREQKRVDPVFIDAAVDFIRIYADKTHHGKEEDILFRDLDKKNMSDEDKKGMQELVDEHVFARKKVAELVQAKEDYVAGHKEALDTVLDRLTTLVEFYPEHIRREDEVFFPDTEKYFTRDELDAMLAEFWEFDKKMIHEKYKAVVEQWKGKV, from the coding sequence ATGAAACCCAGAGGACCTTTGATGATCGAGCACAGGCTCATCGAGAAGATGATCGCTGTTATAAAGGATCAGATGTCGGTTATGCGCGAGCAGAAACGGGTCGACCCGGTTTTCATCGATGCGGCGGTCGATTTCATCAGGATATATGCCGATAAGACGCACCACGGCAAGGAGGAGGACATACTTTTCCGCGACCTGGACAAGAAAAACATGTCGGATGAAGATAAAAAAGGCATGCAGGAACTGGTGGATGAGCACGTATTCGCCAGGAAGAAGGTGGCCGAGCTGGTTCAGGCCAAAGAAGATTACGTCGCAGGGCACAAGGAGGCGCTGGATACCGTATTGGACAGGCTTACAACCCTGGTCGAGTTCTACCCGGAGCATATCAGGAGGGAGGATGAGGTATTCTTCCCGGATACCGAGAAATACTTCACGCGAGATGAACTCGATGCCATGCTTGCCGAGTTCTGGGAGTTCGACAAGAAGATGATCCACGAGAAATACAAGGCCGTGGTCGAACAGTGGAAGGGGAAGGTATAG
- a CDS encoding acetyl-CoA hydrolase/transferase C-terminal domain-containing protein, whose amino-acid sequence MGTRAQRRVSAEEAIAAIKPGDMVFIEGTSGEPRTLVDALAADHVRLKGTHILDSRVIPNSPYAKLLDYFHVITMHVNPDYRDPVKNGTADFLPVALTQTPKLFTTTVPLDVALVHVSPPDENGKVSFGCVPGFNRDAAKHAKVVIAQMNKSMPYTYGDSLMPLSDIDYIVEVDRPVQPWPDPTIGPEEEAVARVVSDRINDGDTVCIGVGAIPEALVKILKTRKNLGMHTGMISDSTVDLMESGVVTNERKAHDRGVTVSGAAVGSEKLFKFIHKNPKVGLYPYTYTHDPNIISKFDNFITIVSAIEVDLAGQVNAETIKGLQISAVGGQGEWLRGAAVAPNGRSIIAFNSSIRGKTSNVSRIVAKLGEGTITSVSRYDVDMVATEYGIAELKGRTIAQRAKALIAIAHPDFREGLEKAWRGIK is encoded by the coding sequence GTGGGGACTAGAGCTCAGCGCAGGGTCAGCGCGGAAGAAGCCATCGCGGCGATCAAGCCCGGCGATATGGTCTTCATCGAAGGCACCAGCGGTGAGCCCAGAACGCTCGTCGATGCTCTGGCCGCCGATCACGTAAGGCTCAAAGGGACGCACATCCTGGACAGCCGCGTCATACCAAACTCGCCGTATGCCAAATTGCTCGACTATTTCCACGTGATAACGATGCACGTAAACCCGGACTACCGCGATCCCGTGAAGAACGGCACGGCCGATTTCCTTCCCGTCGCACTCACGCAAACGCCGAAACTGTTCACGACCACGGTGCCGCTCGATGTGGCGCTGGTGCACGTATCGCCTCCCGACGAGAACGGCAAAGTCAGCTTCGGCTGCGTGCCCGGCTTCAACCGCGATGCCGCGAAGCACGCAAAGGTCGTTATCGCGCAGATGAACAAGAGCATGCCCTATACCTACGGCGACAGCCTCATGCCGCTGAGCGATATCGACTACATCGTCGAGGTCGACCGCCCCGTTCAGCCGTGGCCGGACCCGACCATCGGACCCGAGGAGGAGGCAGTAGCACGCGTCGTCAGCGATCGCATCAATGACGGCGACACGGTGTGCATCGGCGTGGGCGCGATACCGGAGGCGCTGGTTAAAATCTTAAAGACGCGCAAGAACCTTGGCATGCACACCGGCATGATTAGCGACAGCACCGTGGACCTCATGGAGAGCGGCGTAGTCACCAACGAGCGCAAGGCGCACGACAGGGGCGTGACCGTGAGCGGCGCGGCGGTGGGCAGCGAGAAGCTGTTCAAGTTCATACATAAGAACCCTAAAGTCGGATTGTATCCGTATACATACACCCACGATCCCAACATCATCAGCAAGTTCGATAACTTCATAACTATCGTATCAGCCATCGAGGTCGATCTCGCAGGGCAGGTTAACGCCGAGACCATCAAGGGATTGCAGATCAGCGCCGTGGGCGGGCAGGGGGAGTGGCTGCGCGGGGCGGCGGTGGCCCCCAACGGCCGGTCAATAATCGCCTTCAACTCGTCCATCAGGGGCAAGACCTCCAACGTCTCCCGCATCGTGGCCAAACTGGGCGAGGGCACCATCACCAGCGTCTCCCGCTACGATGTGGACATGGTGGCCACGGAGTACGGCATCGCCGAGCTCAAGGGCAGGACCATAGCCCAGCGCGCCAAGGCACTGATAGCGATAGCGCACCCCGATTTCCGTGAAGGGCTGGAGAAGGCCTGGCGCGGGATAAAGTAA
- a CDS encoding zinc-ribbon domain containing protein: MSYTDKELQCNDCGKTFTFGAEEQEFFAQKGYTNEPKRCPECRAAKKQESGGRGGYGTRRQMYPAVCATCNKATEVPFEPRGDRPVYCSACYNASGGGSSRNRR; encoded by the coding sequence ATGAGTTACACTGACAAAGAACTGCAATGCAACGATTGCGGGAAGACTTTTACCTTCGGTGCCGAGGAGCAGGAGTTCTTCGCACAGAAGGGCTACACCAACGAGCCGAAGCGCTGTCCGGAGTGCCGGGCGGCGAAGAAGCAGGAAAGCGGCGGACGCGGCGGTTATGGCACGCGCAGACAGATGTACCCTGCGGTATGCGCCACATGCAACAAGGCTACAGAAGTTCCCTTTGAGCCTCGTGGTGACAGACCGGTATATTGCAGCGCATGCTACAATGCATCCGGCGGCGGTTCCAGCAGAAACAGGCGATAA
- a CDS encoding nitroreductase family protein — translation MGFSKPVTDVIRERCSWRSYDGKALDEKVRAELEGRLSRLDKGPFGVPVRIQLMDRAGPSWRTRAFGTYGFISGAKHFLAGAVEKADKDLENYGYVFEEAILHATDLGLGTCWLGGTFNRSSFARAIRLRDDEILPAVSPIGYKRNRKGVLDSTMHRTVGSANRRPWRELFFNSNLDTPVVEAEAGRYTVPLEMVRLAPSSVNGQPWRIIRIEGSDSFHFYLKRTGLSTRTADIFMPLYLQRIDIGIAMCHFEIAARELKIEGRWEVLNPGIGPLPGEVEYVVSWVGLPEF, via the coding sequence ATGGGTTTTAGCAAGCCCGTGACCGATGTGATTCGGGAACGCTGTTCCTGGCGATCGTACGACGGCAAGGCGCTTGATGAAAAGGTCAGGGCGGAACTGGAGGGCCGTCTCTCCCGCCTCGATAAGGGCCCATTCGGAGTGCCGGTGAGAATCCAGCTTATGGACAGGGCTGGGCCGTCATGGCGGACAAGGGCTTTCGGCACATATGGTTTTATCAGCGGGGCAAAGCATTTCCTGGCCGGCGCCGTCGAGAAGGCCGATAAAGACTTGGAGAACTACGGATACGTTTTCGAGGAGGCTATACTCCATGCCACGGACCTGGGGCTGGGTACCTGCTGGCTCGGCGGAACGTTCAATAGAAGCAGCTTCGCCCGCGCGATACGTCTGCGCGATGACGAGATACTACCCGCAGTCAGCCCAATAGGATATAAGCGAAACAGGAAAGGCGTCCTGGATTCGACCATGCACCGAACCGTAGGTTCCGCCAATAGAAGGCCGTGGCGAGAGCTCTTTTTCAATAGTAATCTCGATACACCTGTCGTCGAGGCCGAAGCCGGAAGATACACTGTTCCCCTGGAGATGGTAAGGCTCGCTCCATCGTCGGTCAACGGCCAGCCGTGGAGAATTATCAGGATAGAAGGCTCGGATTCATTTCACTTCTATCTTAAACGTACGGGGCTGAGCACAAGGACGGCCGATATATTCATGCCGCTGTATCTGCAGCGGATAGATATAGGAATTGCCATGTGCCATTTTGAAATTGCTGCGCGGGAGTTGAAGATTGAGGGCAGGTGGGAGGTATTGAATCCCGGCATCGGCCCTCTGCCCGGCGAGGTGGAGTATGTGGTTAGCTGGGTGGGATTGCCGGAATTCTAG
- a CDS encoding SDR family NAD(P)-dependent oxidoreductase has protein sequence MSASGTFSSRYGPWALVTGAARGLGAEYSRQIASRGINVVMVDLLTDELERTAEEVRKASGRDVVTIAADLSRPDFIETILKRVEGLEVGLLVSNAAYGPVGMFLERGLEEKLRVLDINVRAPLTLVHEFAIKMAARGRGGIIMMSSASAMQGTPYVANYAATKAYNLILAEGLWVELRRKGVDVLGFMPGTTRTPGYFESGAQIGKAKMVKVMEPGPTVTEALDALGRRPSHIAGRGNRITFFISGKLMPRKAAIGLAANILDKMYSGK, from the coding sequence ATGTCGGCTTCAGGAACCTTCAGCTCCAGATACGGCCCGTGGGCGCTGGTGACCGGCGCGGCTCGCGGGCTCGGCGCCGAGTACTCGCGTCAGATCGCATCCAGGGGAATCAACGTCGTGATGGTCGACCTTCTGACCGATGAGTTGGAGCGTACGGCAGAGGAGGTCCGCAAAGCGAGCGGTCGTGACGTAGTGACGATAGCCGCCGACCTTTCACGGCCGGATTTCATCGAAACGATTCTCAAGCGCGTCGAGGGACTTGAGGTCGGCTTGCTAGTGTCGAACGCCGCCTACGGTCCTGTGGGGATGTTTCTAGAGCGGGGGTTGGAGGAGAAGTTGAGGGTATTGGACATAAACGTGCGGGCGCCGTTGACGCTGGTACACGAGTTCGCAATCAAGATGGCGGCGCGCGGGCGCGGCGGGATAATCATGATGTCATCGGCTTCGGCTATGCAGGGGACGCCTTATGTGGCCAACTACGCCGCGACCAAGGCCTACAACCTGATACTGGCGGAAGGCCTCTGGGTCGAGCTGCGGCGGAAAGGCGTCGACGTGCTCGGTTTCATGCCGGGAACTACGCGCACGCCGGGATATTTTGAGTCGGGAGCGCAAATCGGAAAGGCAAAAATGGTGAAGGTCATGGAGCCCGGTCCCACCGTGACCGAGGCGCTGGACGCCCTGGGGAGGAGGCCGAGCCACATCGCGGGGAGGGGTAATCGGATAACGTTTTTCATATCGGGGAAGCTGATGCCGCGCAAAGCGGCGATAGGGCTCGCGGCCAATATACTGGACAAGATGTACAGCGGCAAATAA
- a CDS encoding toxin HicA, translating to MRQNAKGVRFDDLCKVCDHYFGQPRQKASSHRIYKTPFKDDPRLNIQDDKGMAKAYQVKQVLKAVERLEAGDGN from the coding sequence ATGCGGCAGAATGCGAAAGGGGTGAGATTCGATGATCTGTGCAAAGTGTGTGACCACTACTTTGGCCAGCCCAGACAGAAGGCCTCCAGCCATCGAATCTACAAAACTCCGTTCAAGGACGACCCGCGTTTGAATATTCAGGACGACAAAGGGATGGCTAAAGCGTATCAGGTGAAGCAGGTGCTCAAGGCTGTCGAGAGATTGGAGGCGGGAGATGGTAACTAA
- a CDS encoding zinc-ribbon domain containing protein gives MSFTDKELQCNDCGRTFTFGAEEQEFFAQKGYTNEPKRCPECRAAKKQERGGGRGGFGGARRQMFPAVCAQCGITTEVPFEPRGDRPVYCSKCYTANNPTRRR, from the coding sequence ATGAGCTTCACCGACAAAGAGTTGCAGTGTAACGATTGCGGCCGCACCTTCACCTTCGGTGCCGAGGAGCAGGAGTTCTTCGCACAGAAAGGTTACACCAACGAGCCCAAGCGTTGCCCGGAGTGCCGTGCTGCAAAGAAGCAGGAGCGTGGTGGTGGACGCGGCGGTTTTGGTGGCGCCAGAAGGCAGATGTTCCCTGCTGTTTGTGCACAGTGTGGCATAACCACAGAGGTTCCCTTCGAGCCTCGCGGCGACAGGCCGGTATATTGCAGCAAGTGCTATACCGCCAACAATCCTACCAGAAGGCGGTAA
- a CDS encoding class I SAM-dependent methyltransferase: MKPFDKVHFLDHELCPWWFAYTFDNPVRRLLHSPEKVLGTYVKEGMTVVDIGCGIGHFSIGMARLVGPKGRVISIDLQQKMLDRVKERAVRANVDDRISLRLCIAGDIGVAEPVDFVLTFWMAHEVPDVEAMFGQIHAILKGGGRWLLAEPRLHTSLDRFEDIVSSAVDCGFTVVEKPSVVMSYAAVLEPVKRHQFA, translated from the coding sequence ATGAAGCCATTCGACAAAGTCCATTTCTTAGATCACGAGCTTTGCCCCTGGTGGTTCGCCTATACGTTCGATAATCCTGTTCGTCGCCTGCTGCACAGTCCGGAAAAAGTCCTCGGCACATATGTTAAAGAAGGGATGACCGTTGTAGACATCGGCTGCGGCATTGGGCACTTCTCCATAGGCATGGCCCGGCTGGTCGGCCCGAAAGGCAGGGTGATCTCCATCGACCTTCAGCAGAAGATGCTGGACAGGGTGAAAGAACGCGCGGTGCGAGCCAATGTAGACGATCGTATATCGCTGCGATTGTGCATAGCGGGCGATATCGGCGTGGCGGAACCGGTAGACTTCGTGCTCACGTTCTGGATGGCGCACGAGGTTCCCGATGTCGAGGCAATGTTCGGGCAGATACATGCGATATTGAAGGGCGGCGGGAGGTGGCTGCTGGCCGAGCCCAGGCTGCACACGTCGCTCGATCGCTTTGAGGATATAGTGTCGTCAGCTGTTGATTGCGGTTTCACGGTTGTCGAAAAACCGTCCGTCGTAATGAGCTATGCCGCGGTACTGGAGCCGGTCAAGAGACATCAGTTTGCATAA
- a CDS encoding toxin-antitoxin system HicB family antitoxin produces MSAVNDKYTYRVIWSEEDQEYVGLCAEFPSLSWLADEPEKALKGIRELVAEVIDDMKTAKETIPTPIALGKYSGKFQVRVPPEVHRKLAIEAAESHVSLNRLVSAKLSR; encoded by the coding sequence ATGTCAGCGGTAAATGATAAATATACATATCGTGTTATCTGGTCGGAGGAAGATCAGGAGTATGTGGGGCTGTGCGCCGAGTTCCCCAGCCTGAGCTGGCTGGCCGATGAGCCGGAGAAGGCGCTCAAAGGTATCAGGGAGCTGGTGGCAGAGGTCATTGATGACATGAAAACTGCAAAGGAAACGATCCCGACTCCGATAGCGCTGGGGAAATACAGCGGCAAGTTCCAGGTGCGTGTCCCGCCGGAGGTGCACCGCAAGCTGGCGATAGAGGCTGCCGAGTCTCACGTGAGCTTGAACCGGCTTGTCAGCGCAAAGCTCAGCAGGTAG